TCCTGCAACAGTTTAGAAGACAAGTGACTGCATTGAACCTCAATAGCTAATTGCTTATTGATGAGGATATCTGCGATTTGCTTAAGTTCAGGAATCGGATATTCCATTTCTACTTCAGCATCTTTCTTAGCCCAATTAAAAAGTGCAACCTTATTCTCTAAATGTTCTGGTCCTTCATTCTCATGATAAAAATCACAACTTTTTAAACTTTCATGCGCAAAATGAGTTCTTACATTTTTTCCGTTTTTCAAGCGAACACTCGTTCCGCAATCTGGACAATAATAAGCTTGTTTCTTTACTTCATTCTCTAACGCGTTTATTAAATGACCTTTTTTATCTCTAGCTAAAAACATAAACTCTCCTTTTCTACTTTATTCGAAAAGGATTAGAAAAGAGAGTGGGACAGAAATCGGTAATTTGTTAGAATTCGATTTCGTCGTCCCACCTCCGCACAGTTGAGTAGGGCTGTAAAAGCTGATGAAATAAGCGTAGTAGTGCCCACTCAACCACTGCGTCTTGCTCGACAATCCAAAGACAATTGAGAGTCTAGAACTATTATCCCAGACTCTTCTTCACTATAACATCTAGTATCACTTCCGTTTGTTCTTCAAACATTTCTGCAACATGGGAATGAGATTTGATATCTGATCATGTTTAATGATGGATACACCATATTCTTGACAACGATTGCTAAAAACAGGATTAATCCTGCCGGAGCATACAATCAATTTTAAACAATTATCTCCTGCAAAATGATTGGCATAAACTTCGAGCTCGTTGATAGCTTCAACTGATAAATCAGTCATTTTACAAGATATGAATATAACAGAGTAATCTTTTCGAAGGACTACATCAATTTCATTTTGAACATTATCTACTTCTGGAAAAATGCCATTCCAGTCAATTTCAGCACCAATCATACATTCATCAAAATACCCTGATTCTAAAGCAAGTAGATAAATATAGAGCTCTAAGATATGTCCCTTGGTTCTACAAAGCAACTGCGCTTCTGAACTCGGAAATGTATAAGAGACAGTATCTGTTGTTTCCTCTTCTACTTTCAATAAATTAGCTTTTGTGAACAAAGGAATCAAGCTACTGGGGTAAGAATAAATTTTTCCATTACTCTCCAAAACTTTTGCTGTTTCAGCGTGAAAATCATTTGTTTTTGCCAGTGCAAAGAATTGGGTAATCTGATACCATTTTTCAGGATTTTCGATAGCATATTTGGCCAATTTTTTAATAGCTAGCACTTGCTTATTAGAATGCTGAGGTCTTCTTGATTTAAGGACTTTTCCACCACGTAAACCTATCAATTGTTCAATGGATAAACTAGGAATCTCTAACTTTTTATCATAAACCTTACCCCTTTCCCATGCATACTGCTTTCCTTGTTCAACATCCATAGCAATAATGGGAATACCTTTCTCCAAACCATACTGATATAGAACTATTGCTAATAGATTATCTCCGCCAAAAACATCAATGGTAACTGTCTCAAAATCATTGATAAATACGTCTAATTCCTGGCAGATTTTTTCTAGGTGAAATTGTCGAAAATGTACTTGTTTTAAGTGTGGAACTTGTTCCATTAGAAAATTCTTCAAGGATAGCTTATCTTCCTCAGCAATTTTTCTTATAGAAAGGTATAAAATCTCATCACAATTATTGACAAAAGCCTGGTAGACATTTTTCTCAATGGTATGACGGTCGTATAGTTCAATTAAAAGACTAGTCATCTTAAGACCTCCTAGACAAAAAAGTCTGAAAGAATAGTGGTCGATCAGAATCGTTTTAAAACTATCACAATTCTGTTTAATTTCATCGACTTCTCCTACTTCTAGTATAGCATAAATTGAGTTTTTCCTTTCTTACTAGGGTAACAAATAAGGAATAGAAAACAACTGCTCTCTATCCCTTTTATTCATTTATTTTACTTTTTTAGCCAACATGGTCGCAAAGCGTAGTTGGATACGATTGCCGTTTTCATCACGACGGTGGAGATGGCCAGGATTTTCATTGTACTTCACTAATTCCCAGTCCTTGTAGTAATCAGCCAATTCCCCTTCTTTGAAGGTAAATGGGAAATGAACAGAACATGGATAATCTTCTGTATCCATAGCACACACAATCAAATTGTAGCCACCAATAGAGGTTTGATTCTGCATGTTTTGGATAATAGCTGGAATGCGATCTGCTTGTAAAAACATGAGAACAACCGTTGATACGATAAAATCATAAGTTTGTCCAATGCTAGCTGAATTGATATCGTAGATACCGACAGGCATTTCTAAATCTTCTTGCTCCACAATGCTTTGCAAGATTTCAAGAGATAACTCATTTTGATCTACAGCAGTGACATCAAAGCCATGTTGAGCTAGAAAGAGTGCATTTCTTCCTTGACCACATCCTAGGTCTAGTGCCTTACATGGTTTTACTGTATCCATAGCTTCTAAAACTTCCGAATGAACTGGATTGCTATTGTATTTCTTAGGGAAGTAATCCTCTGCTTTACAATAAAATTCCAAGTACCATTCCACATCTTCTGTGGCGGCTTCCACTCTATGCCAGGCTTGAGGTTGCGCCATAGGATTATCAGCACCTGCTTCAAAGAGATGCTCAGCTATAACTTCCCCGTCTTCAGTCAACTCAATAAACTTAAGAGTCCCTTTTAATACGGTAATCTTGCCCCAAGTACCGACCTTAGTATTGTGTTTTCTTTGAACAGCTTCTGGCATGGTGTCTTTATTCCAGACAGGCAT
The window above is part of the Streptococcus sp. Marseille-Q6470 genome. Proteins encoded here:
- the tehB gene encoding SAM-dependent methyltransferase TehB; amino-acid sequence: MEKLVAYKRMPVWNKDTMPEAVQRKHNTKVGTWGKITVLKGTLKFIELTEDGEVIAEHLFEAGADNPMAQPQAWHRVEAATEDVEWYLEFYCKAEDYFPKKYNSNPVHSEVLEAMDTVKPCKALDLGCGQGRNALFLAQHGFDVTAVDQNELSLEILQSIVEQEDLEMPVGIYDINSASIGQTYDFIVSTVVLMFLQADRIPAIIQNMQNQTSIGGYNLIVCAMDTEDYPCSVHFPFTFKEGELADYYKDWELVKYNENPGHLHRRDENGNRIQLRFATMLAKKVK